A genomic window from Solanum dulcamara chromosome 11, daSolDulc1.2, whole genome shotgun sequence includes:
- the LOC129872464 gene encoding uncharacterized protein LOC129872464 produces the protein MDHAISNPNGKIWLFWTKDVDCRILENEEQLITCEFNHVMNPNQFIVTFVYAKCKDHLRRPLWDSMLQQSATSLPWCTLGDFNVITDPQEKLGGITYNMKKSLEFISIIEACGLQDLGFCGQRYTWSNQRGIIFRIWKRLDRGMVNDKWLEMMPQTTITHLPSVGSDHCPLLLEMTDQNHQHTKYFKFLNCWTEQPSFLDTVSNCWNRTMEGNPMWCFHQKIKRLAATLSTWSRLQFGDIYAKVKEYEDKTRHAEEELISSNSEENRTKLHDINAEYIKYLKLEESMLKQKTQLHWFKEGDVNSKYFHALIRGRRRKLYIHKIQNEDDNWVQGEENIAKAACDHFQAIFTGEETQIQEHTLQCIPRMVTNEHNRNLKAIPTIEELRTVVFLMNPNSAAGPDGMNGKHGFFHSTRGLKQGDPLSPALFIIGAEVLSRLMNNLHQHPQYHGFLMAKKGPQINHLSFADDIIIFSSGRSHTLKLIMETLHTYEHASGQLINRDNSNFMVPSNAFNSTVRRIKKVTGFKQKNSPITYLGCPLYIGRQRIIYYSKLIAKVVARIAGWQEKLISYGGRVTLIKHVIQALPIHLLSASSPPATTIEQIQSITANFF, from the exons atggaCCATGCTATTAGtaatccaaatggtaagatttggcttTTTTGGACCAAGGATGTAGACTGCAGGATATTGGAAAATGAGGAGCAGTTGATTACTTGTGAATTTAATCATGTAATGAATCCAAATCAGTTCATagttacctttgtatatgcaaaatgcaaagatcatctcagaagacctcTGTGGGATAGCATGCTACAACAGTCAGCCACCTCCCTTCCATGGTGCACATTaggtgatttcaatgttatcACAGACCCTCAAGAAAAGTTGGGAGGTATCActtacaatatgaaaaagagcctTGAGTTCATCAGCATCATAGAAGCATGTGGACTACAAGATCTTGGGTTTTGTGGTCAGAGatacacttggtctaatcaAAGGGGTATAATTTTTAGAATCTGGAAGAGACTTGACAGAGGAATGGTCAATGATAAGTGGCTAGAGATGATGCCTCAGACTACCATTACTCATCTACCCTCTGTGGGTTCAGATCACTGCCCCTTACTGCTGGAGATGACTGATCAAAACCACCAACAcaccaaatatttcaaattccttaACTGCTGGACAGAACAGCCATCTTTCTTGGATACTGTTAGTAATTGTTGGAACAGGACCATGgagggtaatccaatgtggTGTTTCCATCAGAAAATAAAGAGGTTGGCAGCCACTCTTAGTACTTGGTCCAGATTGCAATTTGGTGATATATATGccaaagttaaagaatatgaagacaAGACTAGACATGCAGAGGAAGAGCTGATCTCTAGTAATTCTGAAGAGAACAGAACAAAGCTCCATGACATCAATGCAGAGTATATAAAATACCTGAAACTGGAGGAATCCATGCTAAAGCAAAAAACTCAgttgcattggttcaaagagGGTGATGTGAATTCCAAGTATTTTCATGCCTTGATAAGAGGAAGGAGGAGGAAATTATACATCCATAAGATCCAGAATGAGGATGATAATTGGGTACAAGGTGAAGAAAACATAGCCAAAGCTGCATGTGATCACTTCCAAGCCATTTTCACCGGTGAGGAAACACAAATTCAGGAGCATACCCTCCAATGTATTCCCAGGATGGTCACTAATGAGCATAACAGAAACCTAAAAGCTATCCCTACAATAGAGGAGTTGAGAACTGTAGTGTTTTTAATGAATCCCAATTCAGCTGCTGGacctgatggaatgaatggcaa gcatggattctttcattccaCAAGAGGCCTTAAGCAAGGGGATCCATTATCACCAGCTTTGTTTatcataggtgctgaagtcctcTCCAGGCTCATGaacaatcttcatcaacacCCCCAATATCATGGTTTCCTGATGGCTAAAAAGGGCCCTCAAATTAATCATCtcagttttgcagatgacatcATCATATTCTCATCTGGAAGATCTCATACCTTGAAGCTTATCATGGAGACACTACATACCTATGAGCATGCTTCAGGCCAATTGATCAACAGAGACAACAGTAACTTCATGGTACCCTCAAATGCCTTCAACTCTACTGTTAGAAGAATCAAGAAAGTTACAGGCTTCAAGCAAAAGAACAGCCCTATCACATATCTGGGGTGTCCTCTCTACATTGGTAGACAGAGGATCATCTATTATTCTAAGCTTATAGCTAAAGTTGTGGCTAGGATAGCTGGATGGCAGGAAAAGTTAATTAGTTATGGAGGAAGAGTTACTTTGATTAAGCATGTCATACAAGCACTTCCTATTCACTTGTTATCTGCTAGTTCTCCTCCTGCAACCACTATCGAGCAAATTCAAAGCATCACAGCCAATTTCTTCTAG